A region of the Mesoterricola sediminis genome:
GTACGGTTCTCGGCCGCCCGATGGTACCCTGGCTCCCGGAGGTACCCCATGGTCTGGATCGGAGCCGTCGGCGCGCGCATCGTCCCCGCCAATTTCGGCCCGCTCCGCGGCCACCACGCCCACGCCCGGGTGGAGGGGTCCTGCGGGGACACCATGGAGATGTGGGCCGTCCTGGACGGGCCCCGGATCGTGCGCGCCTCCTTCACCTCGGACGGCTGCGAGACCTCCGTGGCCTGCGGCAGCGCCGCGGCGCACCTGGCCCGGGGCCTCGTCCTCGACGAGGTGCGGCGCCTCCGGCCCCTGGACGTGCTGGAGGCCCTGGGCATCGCCGACGGCGAGGAGGCAGAGGAGGCGCACCACTGCGCCGATCTGGCCCTGACCACCCTGGTGCGGGCCCTCCAGGCGCCGGTCCCCGCGCCGAGCGCCGCGGACGCTCCCCGCTGAGGTTTCGCCGGCGCGGCCCGAGCCGATGACCCGGTCAGCCCTCCTCCGCTGAGCCCCCGGGGGTCCCGGCGTCGATGAGCCGGAAGGCGCCGCCCTCGATGCGCAGCGCGCAGCCGTCCACCAGGGCCTCGGTGACCTTGCGGTGGGCCGATTCCAGGACCCGGCCGAAAGTGGCGCGGGAGATGCCCATGCGGGCCGCCGCGTCCTGGTGGTAGAGGCCCTCCCGGTGGGCGAGGCGCAGGGCCTCCAGCTCCTCCACGCCCAGGACCACCTCCCGGAGCTCGGCCAGGGGCACCGCCCGCGGCTTGAAATAGCTCACGCCGGGCATCTCCTCCACGCGCTTGCAGCAGGGCCGTCTGGGCAAGGGAACCTCCGGTGGAAGCTTAGCATCAGGGGATGCCGAGCCTCGCCTTCAGCTCCGGCGCCGCGCCCCGGCTCACCTCCACCACGGCGCCCCCGGCCAGGTTCACCTGGAGGCGGCCGGAATCCAGGTTGCGCACGCCCACGACGGCCTCGGGACGCAGCAGCAGGTGGCGGTGGCCCTTCACGAGGCCCCGGCCCTCCAGGGCCTGCTCCGCCTCGGCCAGGGTCTTCCAGAGGGTGCGCCAGGGGCCGCCGGGGTGGGCCCACACGGCGCCGTCCCGGAATTCGAGGTGAGTGGTCTTGGCCAGGTCCAGCATCACCAGGCCGTCCCCGGCGCGCACGGGGAAGCGGAAGGCGCGCCCCGGCACGGGGCCGCGCCCCCCCGATCTGCCCGCGCGCAGGCGCTGGAGGGTGACCGCCAGGCGCTCCTCCGCCACGGGCTTGAGCAGGTAGTCCACCGCGGCGTGCTCGAAGGCCTTCAGGGCGTGCTCGGCGTAGGCGGTGACCAGCACCACGGGGACCGACGTCCCCAGCTCCGCCAGCAGGTCCAGGCCGGAGAGGCCGGGCATCTGGATGTCCAGGAAGAGGGCGTCCGCGGCGCCGCCGGCCTGGACCCACTCCGCGACGGAGGTGCCGTCCTCCAGCTGGGCCACCACGTCGCAGCCCTGCTCCCGCAGGAGGCGCACCAGGCGCTTCAGGTTGAAGGGTTCGTCCTCGGCCACCGCGACGCGCAGGGATTCAGCCATGGTCGGGGATCTCCAGGGGCAGGCGCAGCGTCGCCCGGGTCCAGGCCCCCTCCCGGACCAGGGCGAAGGCGGCGGCCGGGTCCAGGCCCAGCAGGGCCAGGCGCTCGCGCAGGTTCCGCAGGGCCACCCCCTCGGGGCGCCCCGCCTCCGGCGGCGCCCCCGTGTTGGCCACCTCCAGGACCAGCCCGTCCCCGGCGCGCCCCGCCCGGATCCGCAGCTCCCCCCCGCCCCGCTCGGGGGCGATGCCGTGCTTGATGGCGTTCTCGACCAGGGGCTGGAGGACCAGCGGCGGCACCTCCTGGGCGTCCAGGCTCCCGTCCCAGTCCCAGGTCACCTGGAGGCGGCGGCCCAGGCGCAGGGCCTCCAGGGCCAAGTACCGCTCCGCCAGCTGGCGCTCGGCGGCGAGGGGGTGGGCGGTGCGCTCCCCCAGGTCCAGGACCTGCCGCAGGAGGCCGGCCATGTCCAGGAGGGCGCGCTCGGCCCCGGCCGGATCCTCCCGCACCAGCTCCGCGACGCCGCTGACGGCGTTGAAGAAGACATGGGGGTGCATCTGGCCCTGGAGGGCCCGGAGGCGCGT
Encoded here:
- a CDS encoding DUF134 domain-containing protein, translating into MPRRPCCKRVEEMPGVSYFKPRAVPLAELREVVLGVEELEALRLAHREGLYHQDAAARMGISRATFGRVLESAHRKVTEALVDGCALRIEGGAFRLIDAGTPGGSAEEG
- a CDS encoding LytR/AlgR family response regulator transcription factor yields the protein MAESLRVAVAEDEPFNLKRLVRLLREQGCDVVAQLEDGTSVAEWVQAGGAADALFLDIQMPGLSGLDLLAELGTSVPVVLVTAYAEHALKAFEHAAVDYLLKPVAEERLAVTLQRLRAGRSGGRGPVPGRAFRFPVRAGDGLVMLDLAKTTHLEFRDGAVWAHPGGPWRTLWKTLAEAEQALEGRGLVKGHRHLLLRPEAVVGVRNLDSGRLQVNLAGGAVVEVSRGAAPELKARLGIP
- a CDS encoding iron-sulfur cluster assembly scaffold protein, translated to MVWIGAVGARIVPANFGPLRGHHAHARVEGSCGDTMEMWAVLDGPRIVRASFTSDGCETSVACGSAAAHLARGLVLDEVRRLRPLDVLEALGIADGEEAEEAHHCADLALTTLVRALQAPVPAPSAADAPR